A single genomic interval of Cupriavidus necator harbors:
- a CDS encoding DUF1254 domain-containing protein, which yields MEHHDNLLGTLACDAVRYTLPLYEMARMRAATCPRRDGAGVFAGDGPDTTLRWINTVTHVRTLLGPQHRQVVTPNNDTLYTNAWLDLSGGPLLLDVPDCRGRYYVLGLLDAYTNPFGYIGTRTTGTQGGTWLLHGPAWRGEVPAGATPLPCPTNAVWIIGRILADGEADLPGAHALQDGIRLRRPDGTSAATVFDAGMQAGERPADPDRYAAVVTRMLRENPPPAAEAELVRSFAPAGIGSNAPLTGAQRAALATALTQVDAELAAPRVSALGGGWFLPVEIRTSFGTHYALRAEVARNYIGALGVEEAMYLMADCDGDGLPLDGRRQYELVFPRQGLPQVGAFWSLTMYRKSDCMLVENPLQRYSLGDRSPALRPAPDGSLRIVLGAQPPSENALAGNWLPAPAEPFYVALRLYVPGTTHLERTFRYPPIRRMKEAS from the coding sequence ATGGAACACCACGACAACCTGCTCGGCACGCTGGCGTGCGACGCGGTGCGCTACACGCTGCCGCTGTACGAGATGGCGCGCATGCGTGCCGCCACCTGCCCGCGGCGCGATGGCGCCGGGGTCTTTGCCGGCGACGGGCCCGACACAACGCTGCGCTGGATCAACACGGTCACGCACGTGCGCACGCTGCTCGGCCCGCAGCACCGGCAGGTCGTCACGCCGAACAACGACACGCTCTACACCAATGCGTGGCTCGACCTGTCCGGCGGCCCGCTGCTGCTCGACGTGCCCGACTGCCGCGGCCGCTACTACGTGCTAGGCCTGCTCGACGCCTATACCAACCCGTTCGGCTATATCGGCACCCGCACCACCGGCACGCAAGGCGGCACCTGGCTGCTGCATGGGCCAGCCTGGCGGGGCGAGGTGCCGGCCGGCGCAACGCCGCTGCCCTGCCCCACCAACGCGGTCTGGATCATCGGCCGCATCCTGGCCGATGGCGAAGCCGATTTGCCGGGTGCACATGCCCTGCAGGACGGCATCCGCCTGCGCCGGCCGGACGGCACCAGCGCAGCAACCGTATTCGATGCTGGCATGCAAGCCGGCGAGCGGCCGGCCGATCCCGACCGCTACGCCGCCGTCGTCACCCGCATGCTGCGCGAGAACCCGCCACCCGCGGCCGAAGCGGAACTGGTCCGCAGCTTTGCCCCGGCCGGCATCGGCAGCAACGCGCCGCTGACCGGGGCACAGCGCGCGGCGCTGGCCACCGCGCTGACGCAGGTTGACGCGGAACTGGCCGCGCCCAGGGTCTCCGCGCTGGGCGGCGGCTGGTTCCTGCCGGTGGAAATCCGCACCTCGTTCGGCACCCACTACGCTCTGCGCGCCGAAGTGGCGCGCAACTACATCGGTGCGCTGGGCGTTGAGGAAGCCATGTACCTGATGGCCGATTGCGATGGCGACGGCTTGCCGCTGGACGGCAGGCGCCAGTATGAACTGGTGTTTCCCCGGCAAGGACTACCCCAAGTGGGCGCATTCTGGTCGCTGACCATGTACCGTAAATCGGACTGCATGCTGGTCGAGAACCCGCTGCAGCGCTACTCGCTGGGCGACCGCTCGCCGGCCCTGCGCCCGGCGCCCGATGGCAGCCTGCGCATCGTGCTGGGCGCGCAACCCCCTTCGGAGAACGCCCTGGCCGGCAACTGGCTGCCGGCACCCGCGGAGCCGTTCTATGTAGCGTTGCGCCTCTACGTGCCCGGCACCACGCACCTGGAACGCACCTTCCGCTATCCACCCATCCGCCGCATGAAGGAAGCATCATGA
- a CDS encoding DUF1254 domain-containing protein yields MNQPAAPFLAGAPIDTPQEALTAAAALPLVLATYPLFESLRTCRLQTSVAQATGYGRAPVNVLSASTHQWTHKDRDIVTPANDLLYFCAWVNLADGPVTLHVPALPDASRYYVVELLDAWTNNFENLGPRNVPAAGADIVLAGPGQQAEGDHVVRCPTALVWLLGRVLVTGADDLPAASAFENGFYLSGGARMQPACVRDWQEGGEPALDFFANIFNALREYPAEPSAAGLLSLLRKCGIRAGDAVDVGALRPAVQQGLVRAWHEGMALIEANTRSHARKSWTYSLLLGRYGDDWMQRAVTAMKGLGALRADEAVYAAADYDADGELLHGRHAYALHFPAGHLPPAQAFWSVSLYGADRFFTDNAIGRYALGDRSPGLQYDVDGGLTLTISHQRPTQAQDNWLPAPDGPFYLILRLYHPTDGFMAGGYVIPPLRRIA; encoded by the coding sequence ATGAACCAACCCGCTGCGCCCTTCCTTGCCGGCGCGCCCATCGACACGCCCCAGGAAGCCCTCACCGCCGCGGCGGCGCTGCCGCTGGTGCTTGCCACCTATCCGCTGTTTGAAAGCCTGCGCACCTGCCGGCTGCAGACCTCCGTAGCCCAGGCCACCGGCTACGGCCGTGCCCCCGTCAACGTGCTGTCGGCCAGCACCCACCAGTGGACACACAAGGACCGCGACATCGTCACCCCGGCCAATGACCTGCTCTACTTCTGCGCCTGGGTCAACCTGGCCGACGGCCCGGTCACGCTGCACGTGCCGGCGCTGCCGGACGCCAGCCGCTATTACGTGGTGGAGCTGCTGGACGCCTGGACCAACAACTTCGAGAACCTGGGCCCGCGCAACGTTCCCGCGGCCGGCGCCGACATCGTGCTGGCCGGCCCCGGGCAGCAGGCCGAAGGCGACCACGTGGTGCGCTGCCCCACCGCACTGGTCTGGCTGCTGGGCCGCGTGCTGGTGACGGGTGCCGACGATCTGCCGGCGGCGAGCGCCTTCGAGAACGGCTTCTACCTGTCCGGCGGCGCCAGGATGCAGCCCGCCTGCGTGCGCGACTGGCAGGAGGGCGGCGAGCCCGCGCTGGACTTCTTCGCCAACATCTTCAACGCCCTGCGCGAGTATCCCGCCGAGCCTTCCGCCGCCGGCCTGCTGTCGCTGCTGCGCAAATGCGGCATCCGCGCCGGCGACGCCGTCGATGTGGGCGCGCTGCGGCCTGCGGTGCAACAGGGCCTGGTCCGCGCCTGGCACGAAGGCATGGCCCTGATCGAAGCCAACACCCGCAGCCATGCGCGCAAGAGCTGGACCTACAGCCTGCTGCTGGGCCGCTATGGCGACGACTGGATGCAGCGCGCGGTCACCGCGATGAAGGGCTTGGGCGCACTGCGCGCCGACGAGGCCGTCTATGCCGCTGCCGACTACGACGCCGACGGCGAACTGCTGCACGGCCGCCACGCCTACGCCCTGCACTTCCCCGCGGGACACCTGCCGCCGGCGCAGGCGTTCTGGTCGGTCTCGCTCTACGGCGCCGACCGCTTCTTCACCGACAACGCCATCGGGCGCTATGCGCTGGGCGACCGCAGTCCTGGTCTGCAATACGATGTCGACGGTGGCCTCACGCTGACCATCTCGCACCAGCGCCCCACGCAGGCGCAGGACAACTGGCTGCCGGCACCGGACGGCCCGTTCTACCTGATCCTGCGGCTCTACCACCCGACCGATGGCTTCATGGCCGGCGGCTACGTGATCCCGCCCTTGCGGCGCATTGCCTGA
- a CDS encoding acetate--CoA ligase family protein, with the protein MPDLCALLQPRTIAVIGASTQPDKVGGMPVRLLSELGYAGRIIPVHATAREVQGLAAVPSLDALDTPADLAIVALPVSASLDTMRQLARNGTRAAVFFTSGFAETGGDGIAMQAELAALAQAHGITLLGPNCLGAMNLRERVFATFSPMPLSGLPPLGEVGLVSQSGAFGAYAFGLAREASLGLSHWVTTGNEAGLHVADVIEWLAHDDATRVILAYLEGCRDGTRLRRALAAARAAGKPVVVTKVGTTEAGARSAQSHTASLAGEDAVYQAVFDEYGVFRAHTLDDFFRLGYVLSRGRRPTRWQPSAKEPESAVTPVALVTVSGGVGIMMADQAEALDLPLPPMPEAAATALRSAIPFASTANPIDVTGQIVAQPEVLLDAIAAAAQSPDYGSVVAFLAGGVGAPRIWPGLQDAVETLHRSGTAAPLLFSGLVDDEKRRWLEARGALVFREPAQAVQAVAVLARAAAQAAAAHAKPAVAAAALAAPDLPRDTTSLSEFEAMQWLNACGIPTAPHGLARDADEAVRIAEGIGYPVAVKLCSPDILHKSDVGGVVLNVADAQAVRAAFAQVQAAATNHGSPARFEGALVAGMVRGWGELMVGVRRDPVFGLVALAGIGGTAVEIFRQTAFGLAPLTHARACTMLRASRAEALLCGHRGHPAVDADAVAEVLARVSQAAAALGPRLDTLEINPLIVTAQGVVAADAVVTLHAGDGINE; encoded by the coding sequence ATGCCAGACCTCTGCGCCCTGTTGCAGCCGCGCACCATCGCCGTGATCGGCGCCTCCACCCAGCCCGACAAGGTGGGCGGCATGCCGGTGCGGCTGCTGAGCGAACTGGGCTACGCCGGCCGCATCATTCCCGTGCATGCCACGGCGCGCGAAGTACAGGGGCTGGCTGCGGTGCCCTCGCTGGATGCGCTGGACACACCGGCCGACCTCGCCATCGTGGCGCTGCCGGTCAGTGCCAGCCTGGACACCATGCGCCAGCTGGCGCGCAACGGCACGCGCGCCGCGGTGTTCTTCACTTCGGGCTTTGCTGAAACCGGCGGCGACGGCATCGCCATGCAGGCGGAACTGGCGGCACTCGCGCAAGCGCACGGCATCACGCTGCTGGGGCCCAACTGCCTGGGTGCGATGAACCTGCGCGAGCGCGTCTTTGCCACTTTCTCGCCGATGCCGCTGAGCGGGCTGCCGCCGCTGGGCGAAGTCGGGCTGGTCAGCCAGAGCGGCGCCTTCGGCGCCTATGCCTTTGGGCTGGCGCGCGAGGCATCGCTGGGGCTGAGTCACTGGGTCACCACCGGCAACGAAGCCGGCCTGCACGTGGCCGACGTGATCGAATGGCTGGCGCACGACGACGCCACCCGCGTGATCCTGGCCTACCTGGAAGGCTGCCGCGACGGCACCCGCCTGCGCCGCGCGCTGGCGGCGGCGCGTGCCGCGGGCAAGCCAGTGGTGGTGACCAAGGTCGGCACCACCGAGGCCGGGGCCCGCTCCGCGCAATCGCACACGGCCAGCCTGGCCGGCGAGGACGCCGTCTACCAGGCGGTCTTCGACGAGTACGGCGTATTCCGCGCCCATACGCTGGATGACTTCTTCCGGCTGGGCTACGTGCTCTCGCGCGGGCGTCGGCCGACGCGCTGGCAGCCCTCGGCGAAAGAGCCGGAAAGCGCCGTCACGCCGGTCGCATTGGTCACGGTTTCGGGCGGCGTCGGCATCATGATGGCCGACCAGGCCGAGGCGCTGGACCTGCCCCTGCCGCCCATGCCGGAAGCCGCGGCCACTGCGCTGCGCAGCGCCATCCCCTTTGCCAGCACGGCCAATCCCATCGATGTCACCGGGCAGATCGTGGCGCAGCCGGAAGTGCTGCTGGACGCGATTGCCGCCGCGGCGCAAAGCCCCGACTACGGCAGTGTCGTCGCCTTCCTGGCGGGCGGCGTTGGTGCGCCGCGCATCTGGCCTGGCCTGCAGGATGCTGTCGAGACCCTGCACCGCAGCGGCACCGCGGCGCCGCTGCTGTTCAGCGGGCTGGTCGATGACGAAAAGCGCCGCTGGCTCGAAGCGCGCGGCGCGCTGGTCTTCCGCGAACCCGCCCAAGCGGTGCAGGCCGTGGCCGTGCTGGCCCGCGCCGCCGCGCAGGCAGCGGCAGCACATGCGAAGCCCGCCGTAGCTGCCGCGGCCCTGGCTGCGCCGGACCTTCCGCGCGACACTACGTCGCTGTCCGAGTTCGAAGCCATGCAGTGGCTCAACGCCTGCGGCATCCCCACCGCACCCCACGGACTGGCGCGCGATGCCGACGAGGCCGTGCGCATCGCCGAAGGCATCGGCTACCCGGTTGCCGTCAAGCTGTGTTCGCCCGACATCCTGCACAAGAGCGACGTAGGCGGCGTGGTGCTGAACGTGGCCGATGCGCAGGCGGTGCGTGCGGCGTTTGCGCAGGTGCAGGCCGCCGCTACCAACCACGGCAGCCCGGCGCGCTTCGAGGGCGCGCTGGTCGCCGGCATGGTGCGCGGCTGGGGCGAGCTGATGGTGGGCGTGCGGCGTGACCCGGTCTTCGGGCTGGTAGCGCTGGCCGGCATCGGCGGCACGGCAGTTGAGATCTTCCGGCAGACCGCGTTCGGCCTGGCCCCGCTGACCCATGCCCGCGCCTGCACCATGCTGCGTGCAAGCCGTGCCGAAGCGCTGCTGTGCGGCCATCGCGGCCATCCCGCGGTCGATGCCGATGCCGTGGCCGAAGTGCTGGCGCGCGTGTCGCAGGCCGCCGCCGCACTCGGGCCGCGGCTGGACACGCTGGAGATCAATCCGCTGATCGTCACCGCCCAGGGCGTGGTCGCGGCCGATGCCGTGGTCACGCTGCATGCCGGGGACGGCATCAACGAGTAA
- a CDS encoding GntR family transcriptional regulator, which yields MNTANLVTTSSLPRFKQIEGALRQRIVNNEWTPGIKLPSESELMAEFGVSRITVRQSLASLLAEGLIETVHGKGSFVSRPAGQADLGPLTGFFDYMRARGHEAHGKLLSTRLIAAPAIATDALRLPPGTRLLCVTMLKSVAGVPVAVGMTMAPEPLMRAILEHDLENHDALMIVEARLGYRLKYLHTESAAIPANAETARRLKVAPGEPLLRIRFTPHDIDEKPLAFSEFMFRGDKFTYKACVRR from the coding sequence GTGAACACCGCCAATCTCGTGACAACAAGCTCCCTGCCTCGCTTCAAGCAGATCGAAGGCGCGCTGCGCCAGCGCATCGTCAACAACGAATGGACTCCGGGCATCAAGCTGCCGTCTGAGTCTGAGCTGATGGCTGAATTCGGCGTCAGCCGCATCACCGTGCGCCAGTCGCTGGCATCGCTGCTTGCCGAAGGGCTGATCGAGACGGTGCACGGCAAGGGCAGCTTTGTCAGCCGTCCGGCGGGGCAGGCGGACCTGGGGCCGTTGACTGGCTTTTTCGACTACATGCGCGCGCGCGGGCACGAAGCGCACGGCAAGCTGCTGTCGACGCGGCTGATCGCGGCGCCGGCCATCGCCACCGATGCGCTGCGCCTGCCGCCGGGAACCAGGCTGCTGTGCGTGACCATGCTCAAGTCAGTGGCCGGCGTGCCGGTGGCGGTCGGCATGACGATGGCGCCCGAACCGCTGATGCGCGCGATTCTGGAGCACGACCTGGAAAACCACGATGCCCTGATGATCGTGGAGGCCCGCCTGGGTTATCGCCTCAAGTACCTGCACACGGAGAGCGCAGCAATCCCTGCCAATGCCGAAACCGCGCGCCGGCTCAAGGTGGCGCCGGGCGAGCCGCTGCTGCGCATCCGGTTCACGCCGCACGACATCGACGAGAAGCCGCTGGCCTTCTCCGAATTCATGTTTCGTGGCGACAAGTTCACCTACAAAGCCTGCGTGCGGCGCTAG
- a CDS encoding DUF2880 domain-containing protein, with protein MLSPLFPRSLPTALVMALSVTCASAALAAGQDEAPKPRGKDEAPEAPVACMKAVKAALPNPASFKWVSGKARKVAEDAYSVVADVEYLAQDGAVRKAKVQCDVLRAPGNQFVVPKVRLPQH; from the coding sequence ATGCTCTCGCCGCTTTTCCCGCGTTCCCTGCCCACCGCGCTGGTGATGGCGTTGTCGGTCACGTGCGCGTCGGCGGCGCTGGCCGCGGGGCAGGATGAAGCGCCAAAGCCGCGCGGCAAGGACGAGGCCCCGGAGGCCCCGGTCGCCTGCATGAAGGCGGTCAAGGCAGCGCTGCCCAATCCCGCCAGCTTCAAGTGGGTCAGCGGCAAGGCCCGCAAGGTGGCCGAAGACGCCTACAGCGTGGTGGCCGACGTCGAATACCTGGCGCAGGACGGCGCCGTGCGCAAGGCCAAGGTCCAGTGCGACGTGCTGCGCGCCCCGGGCAACCAGTTCGTGGTGCCCAAGGTCAGGCTGCCGCAGCACTAG
- a CDS encoding DUF1579 domain-containing protein has protein sequence MKTEAQKEHRWLQRLVGNWIAEGEASMGPDQPVQKWEIPERVSSVGDVWVQCVTQGDMPGCGPSTTVMTLGYDPARKHFVGTFIGSMMTHLWIYEGDLDAGGQQLTLRAEGPDCSGNGRMAQYRDVITFTDDDHRTLTSYMLGENGEWTQFMNASYRRQR, from the coding sequence ATGAAGACCGAAGCGCAGAAGGAGCACCGCTGGCTGCAACGGCTGGTGGGCAACTGGATCGCCGAAGGCGAGGCATCGATGGGGCCGGACCAGCCGGTGCAGAAGTGGGAGATTCCCGAGCGCGTGAGCAGCGTCGGCGACGTCTGGGTCCAGTGCGTGACGCAGGGCGACATGCCCGGCTGCGGCCCGTCCACCACGGTCATGACGCTGGGCTACGATCCCGCCCGCAAGCATTTCGTCGGGACCTTCATCGGCTCGATGATGACGCACCTGTGGATCTATGAAGGCGACCTCGATGCCGGCGGCCAGCAACTGACGCTGCGTGCCGAGGGGCCGGATTGCTCCGGCAATGGCCGCATGGCGCAGTACCGCGACGTGATCACCTTCACCGACGACGACCACCGCACGCTGACGTCCTACATGCTGGGCGAGAACGGCGAGTGGACCCAGTTCATGAACGCCAGCTATCGCCGCCAGCGTTAA
- a CDS encoding VTT domain-containing protein — translation MRQHNPPGTTASPATGPPHDHQAPAAFTPEPGRNCWRVEPCQRFAMLVDADAYFRALREALPRAEHTIFILGWDIDSRMELVPQGAQDGLPAGLRDFLCALADQRPELRIYILSWDYAMVMAMEREWLPSASAHWQAHRHLAFRLDGNHPPGASHHQKVVVIDNKLAFVGGLDLTLRRWDDNRHAPGAPLRMAEGKPYPPFHDVQCALDGPAAAALGTLCAARWLRASGSEPRPVAATSSDPWPPGLAPELTDVRVAIARTMPMCEDEPSVSEIRMLLHDAIASARHSIYMENQYFSSREIANALEARLGHEDGPDIVLVSRRNESGWLEAHSMGVLRARLYRRLRAADTHERFCLYCPSIPGLMPECVNVHSKVTVIDDDLITIGSSNLSNRSLGLDTECNVVVMSGGDPRVQAAIAAMRARLLGEHLDVAPETFQAEVAATRSVLAAIRNLQRADGRSLEAYEPPLPDDVDAASPAANLLDPIEPIDSDQVLAEFVSHEARPRVLGRVGMMVVLALMLAGLAFAWRHTPLREWADFRALLGLVEQLDEMPLAPLAMMGVYLAGAVTMLPVTLLILLTVVIFGPLYGAALALCGTVLSTGAGYLAGRLLGRNTVRRFGGRRLNRVSQQLGKHGLVAMVVLRLVPIAPFALVNLVIGASRIGLRDCLVGTALGMLPGIVVAACLVNRVAAAARDPGLFTFALLALVLLVPASLLLVLRRRRRRHAGGSAAHPHDDPPGPRGRLARLAAQRRQA, via the coding sequence ATGAGGCAACACAACCCGCCCGGCACCACCGCGTCTCCCGCCACTGGCCCTCCGCATGATCACCAGGCCCCGGCCGCCTTTACGCCGGAGCCGGGGCGCAACTGCTGGCGCGTCGAGCCCTGCCAGCGCTTTGCCATGCTGGTCGACGCCGACGCCTACTTCCGCGCGTTGCGCGAAGCGCTGCCGCGCGCCGAGCACACCATCTTCATCCTGGGCTGGGATATCGACAGCCGCATGGAACTGGTGCCGCAGGGCGCACAGGACGGCCTGCCGGCGGGCCTGCGCGACTTCCTGTGCGCGCTGGCGGACCAGCGCCCTGAGCTGCGCATCTATATCCTGAGCTGGGACTACGCCATGGTGATGGCGATGGAGCGCGAGTGGCTGCCGTCGGCCAGCGCGCACTGGCAGGCGCACCGGCACCTGGCGTTCCGGCTTGACGGCAACCATCCCCCGGGCGCCTCGCACCACCAGAAGGTAGTAGTGATCGACAACAAGCTCGCCTTTGTCGGCGGGCTGGACCTGACGCTGCGCCGCTGGGACGACAACCGCCATGCCCCCGGCGCGCCGTTGCGCATGGCCGAAGGCAAGCCCTACCCGCCCTTCCATGACGTGCAGTGCGCGCTCGACGGCCCCGCCGCCGCGGCGCTGGGCACCCTATGCGCGGCGCGCTGGCTGCGCGCCAGCGGCAGCGAGCCGCGCCCGGTTGCGGCCACCTCGTCAGACCCGTGGCCGCCAGGCCTGGCGCCGGAGCTGACCGATGTGCGCGTCGCCATCGCCCGCACCATGCCCATGTGCGAGGACGAGCCCAGTGTCAGCGAGATCCGCATGCTGCTGCACGATGCCATCGCCTCGGCCCGGCACAGCATCTACATGGAGAACCAGTACTTCAGCTCGCGCGAGATCGCCAACGCGCTGGAGGCACGGCTGGGGCACGAGGACGGCCCCGATATCGTGCTGGTGTCGAGACGCAACGAGAGCGGCTGGCTGGAAGCGCACAGCATGGGCGTGCTGCGCGCTCGCCTGTACCGCCGCCTGCGCGCGGCCGACACGCACGAACGCTTCTGTTTGTACTGCCCGTCGATTCCCGGCCTGATGCCCGAATGTGTCAATGTGCATAGCAAGGTCACGGTGATCGACGACGACCTCATCACCATCGGCTCGTCCAACCTCAGCAACCGCTCGCTGGGGCTGGATACCGAGTGCAATGTGGTGGTGATGTCGGGCGGCGACCCGCGCGTGCAGGCGGCCATTGCCGCCATGCGCGCACGGCTGCTGGGCGAGCACCTGGATGTGGCACCTGAAACCTTCCAGGCCGAGGTCGCCGCCACCCGCAGCGTGCTTGCGGCCATCCGCAACCTGCAGCGCGCGGACGGGCGCTCGCTGGAAGCCTACGAGCCGCCGTTGCCGGACGATGTCGATGCCGCTTCGCCGGCGGCCAACCTGCTGGACCCGATCGAGCCGATCGACAGCGACCAGGTGCTGGCCGAGTTCGTCAGCCATGAGGCACGCCCGCGCGTGCTCGGGCGCGTCGGGATGATGGTGGTGCTGGCGCTGATGCTGGCGGGGCTGGCATTTGCATGGCGCCATACGCCGCTGCGCGAATGGGCGGACTTCCGCGCGCTGCTCGGCTTGGTCGAGCAGCTGGACGAGATGCCGCTGGCACCGCTGGCGATGATGGGCGTCTACCTGGCCGGCGCGGTGACAATGCTGCCGGTGACGCTGCTGATCCTGCTGACCGTGGTCATTTTCGGCCCGCTCTACGGCGCCGCGCTGGCGCTGTGCGGCACCGTGCTGAGCACCGGCGCAGGCTACCTGGCCGGCCGCTTGCTGGGGCGCAATACTGTGCGCCGCTTTGGCGGCAGACGGCTGAACCGGGTCAGCCAGCAGTTGGGCAAGCACGGACTGGTGGCGATGGTGGTGCTGCGGCTGGTGCCGATTGCACCGTTCGCGCTGGTCAACCTGGTGATCGGCGCATCGCGCATCGGCCTGCGCGACTGCCTGGTCGGCACCGCGCTGGGCATGCTGCCCGGCATCGTGGTCGCTGCCTGCCTGGTGAACCGGGTCGCCGCCGCGGCGCGCGATCCGGGCCTGTTCACGTTCGCCTTGCTGGCGCTGGTGCTGCTGGTGCCGGCGTCGCTGCTGCTGGTGCTCCGCCGCCGGCGCCGGCGCCATGCCGGGGGCAGCGCCGCGCACCCGCACGACGATCCGCCCGGCCCGCGCGGCCGGCTGGCACGGCTCGCGGCCCAGCGCCGCCAGGCTTAA
- a CDS encoding DUF2188 domain-containing protein: protein MTSRSIHVLPAATDNAEYAGDGGWALTIEGLGNGGDDTALHFPTQEAAIAAGWMRARADGLPLCIHGRDGLVRERKIYCRDARGTARVGY from the coding sequence ATGACGTCACGCAGCATCCACGTGCTTCCCGCCGCAACCGACAACGCCGAATACGCCGGCGACGGCGGATGGGCACTCACCATCGAAGGCCTGGGGAACGGTGGCGACGACACCGCGCTGCATTTCCCGACCCAGGAAGCCGCGATCGCGGCCGGCTGGATGCGCGCGCGCGCGGATGGCCTGCCGTTGTGCATCCACGGCCGCGATGGCCTGGTGCGCGAACGCAAGATCTATTGCCGGGACGCACGCGGCACCGCCCGCGTCGGCTACTGA
- a CDS encoding entericidin A/B family lipoprotein, producing the protein MRKLFALFALAGVMLVTGCNTMAGAGKDIERGGEKVQGAAESTKQKM; encoded by the coding sequence ATGAGAAAGCTATTTGCACTGTTTGCCCTCGCTGGCGTGATGCTGGTCACGGGTTGCAATACCATGGCCGGCGCAGGCAAGGATATCGAGCGCGGCGGCGAGAAGGTACAAGGCGCGGCGGAAAGCACCAAGCAGAAGATGTAA
- a CDS encoding AraC family transcriptional regulator — protein sequence MDALSDLLRAVQLSGAVFLNGEFKSPWCLISEADAELRAAFLPRADRVVSYHLITEGVCWARLVDGTGPGLRVDTGELLVVPQGEPHVLGSDLRLQPLPSAPLVYDMLRNSPGEVMRVSYGGGGETTRMVCGFLGFDDTMGNPLLTSLPRLFKVGLGSGLESAWLASALAFATSEAAEPRAGTATVLAKLSELLFVQAVRRCIDTLPDNESGWLAALRDRYVGRALSRMHARPAYPWTVDELAGNVGLSRSALAQRFTDLLGQPPMQYLAHWRLRSAAAELRSGNRSISEVAGAVGYDSEAAFSRAFKREFGLPPASWRRNHIDAAQAPAAAAH from the coding sequence ATGGATGCCTTGTCCGACCTCTTGCGCGCCGTGCAGCTCAGCGGTGCCGTGTTCCTGAACGGCGAGTTCAAGTCGCCGTGGTGCCTGATCAGTGAAGCGGATGCTGAATTGCGCGCCGCCTTCCTGCCCCGCGCCGACCGCGTCGTCTCCTACCACCTGATTACCGAAGGCGTCTGCTGGGCGCGCCTGGTCGACGGCACCGGCCCGGGCCTGCGGGTCGACACCGGCGAACTGCTGGTGGTGCCGCAGGGCGAGCCGCACGTGCTGGGCAGCGACCTGCGTCTGCAGCCGCTGCCGTCCGCTCCGCTGGTGTACGACATGCTGCGCAACAGTCCGGGCGAGGTCATGCGCGTTTCCTACGGCGGCGGCGGCGAGACCACGCGCATGGTGTGCGGCTTCCTGGGGTTCGACGACACCATGGGCAACCCCTTGCTGACGTCGCTGCCGCGGCTGTTCAAGGTGGGGCTGGGCAGCGGGCTGGAATCGGCATGGCTGGCGTCGGCGCTGGCCTTTGCCACGTCTGAAGCGGCGGAACCGCGTGCGGGCACCGCCACGGTGCTGGCCAAGCTGTCTGAGCTGCTGTTCGTGCAGGCAGTGCGGCGCTGCATCGACACCCTGCCTGACAATGAAAGCGGCTGGCTTGCCGCCCTGCGCGACCGCTATGTGGGGCGGGCGCTGTCGCGCATGCACGCGCGGCCCGCCTACCCGTGGACGGTCGATGAGCTGGCGGGCAACGTGGGCCTGTCGCGCTCGGCGCTGGCGCAGCGCTTTACCGACCTGCTGGGGCAGCCACCGATGCAGTACCTGGCGCACTGGCGGCTGCGCTCCGCGGCCGCCGAACTGCGCAGCGGCAACCGTTCCATCAGCGAGGTCGCGGGCGCGGTCGGCTACGATTCCGAGGCCGCGTTCAGCCGCGCGTTCAAGCGCGAGTTCGGCCTGCCGCCCGCCAGCTGGCGCCGCAACCACATCGATGCGGCGCAGGCGCCGGCGGCGGCCGCACATTGA